From Sceloporus undulatus isolate JIND9_A2432 ecotype Alabama chromosome 6, SceUnd_v1.1, whole genome shotgun sequence, one genomic window encodes:
- the TMEM88 gene encoding transmembrane protein 88, translating into MGLDTRSPKATPGSLDRESTPGVSPPAPPPYAGEGALELRGSLDCWACAVLVTLQNLLVAGLNLLLVAVTFGVILLPAGVLVTFGVLCHSKFLHTQAAYCTPHLHDAASVALLVVGFTLAVPLLVLALAAYCRLARRLQLGYCLVPYSKAVYKNLPASQYHSSGCCCSQDLDPVEKVWV; encoded by the exons ATGGGTTTGGACACCCGCTCCCCCAAAGCCACCCCAGGCTCCCTGGACCGTGAGAGCACACCGGGGGTCTCTCCGCCGGCACCCCCTCCTTATGCTGGAGAAGGGGCTCTGGAGCTCCGGGGGTCCCTGGATTGCTGGGCCTGTGCTGTCCTGGTCACCCTCCAGAACCTGCTGGTTGCTGGGCTCAACCTCCTCTTGGTGGCAGTCACTTTTGGGGTCATCCTGCTCCCTGCTGGGGTCCTGGTGACCTTTGGGGTCCTCTGTCACTCCAAG ttTTTACATACCCAAGCTGCCTACTGCACGCCTCACTTGCACGACGCTGCCTCCGTTGCCCTCCTGGTGGTGGGCTTCACCCTGGCAGTGCCCCTCCTAGTCCTGGCCTTGGCTGCCTACTGCCGCTTGGCTCGCCGCCTCCAGCTGGGCTACTGCCTTGTCCCCTACAGCAAAGCCGTCTACAAGAACCTGCCGGCCTCTCAGTATCACAGCTCCGGATGCTGCTGCTCTCAGGATCTTGACCCTGTGGAAAAAGTCTGGGTTTGA